From the bacterium genome, the window CAAAATTTACGACTGCACTCGCTGACTAACGACAAAGCTCACCTGTAGCGGGGCGGATTACCACCAAACTTTGTAAACAAGATAAAAGATTGAGATACCACAAAACTCTAATTACGGCACGGCCCCCGCTGTCAGGTGCAGTGAATGGTTAGGCACATAAATGATTAATAAATGCATGCATCCAAAATTCTAAGTACTTCGTTTAATAATTCATCGGGTGACCGCTCAATAAATTTTACTTCCCGCGAATTATAATCAACAGATTTAACTTGATCAACCATTACGAAACCTGTAAGAGATACAGAACCAGAAATTTTTATATGAAAGGGGTAACTACGATCTTTGTTCGTGATAGGACACACTATCGCAAGCCCCGTTTTTTGATTAAAAAGGGTATTACTGATAACTAATGCAGGTCGTCGTCCCTTTTG encodes:
- a CDS encoding type II toxin-antitoxin system PemK/MazF family toxin; its protein translation is MEKYIPRKGDFIALTFDPQSGHEQKGRRPALVISNTLFNQKTGLAIVCPITNKDRSYPFHIKISGSVSLTGFVMVDQVKSVDYNSREVKFIERSPDELLNEVLRILDACIY